In the genome of Actinomycetes bacterium, the window GCACGTCGCCGACCCGGGCTGCCGTGCCGCCCGGCTTGAACGACATCGACTGGTGGTCGAAGGCGGCGCCGCTCACCGCGATGAGCGTGCGGCACAGGGCGACCAGCAGCAGGTCGGTGGCGGGCCCGCCGTCCTCGTGCTCGTCCAGGGCGGCCCGGAGCGCCCTGAGCCCGTCCAGGGCCGGAGGCGACCACCAGCGGTCGATCCGGAAGATCGGCGGCTGCCACAGGCCGTCCGAGCCGGCCGCCGCCCTGGCCGACGCGGCCACGGCCACGGCCCGCTCGCGCGCCTCGCGGAGCTGCGCCTCGCCGTACCCACGCGTCTTGGCCCGCGCCAGCCACACCAGGAACGGGTTCACGTCGACCAGGACCGCGTCGAGGCCCGCCTCCACCGCGAACAGCCCCGTGGTGCCGCTGCCCGAGAACGGGTCGAGCACGGTCGTGCCCGGCTCGCGACCGGCCAGGGTCCCGGCGACCAGCCGGTAGGAGTAGGCAGGGGTGAGGCGCAGCCAGCCGTGCCGGCCGGCTGCAGCGTTGGCTCTGAAGGTCAGGTGGGCGTTCTGCGGGACGGTCATGGGCCGGGGTCCGCCGGCGACGGCGAGCCGGTCGGTGCCGGGGAGTCTCCCACGCTCGGCCGCCCGGCGGGCGGGCGGCGGGTCGCGGTCCTTGCCGGCTGCGGCGCGTCGCGGGACTGGGAATAGACGGTCGTCGGGGCCCGGCCGCTGCCAAGCGTCAGCGCTCGGCCGCCCCGGCGGGCAGCCGGCGGGCGGCGCACCTGGGCGGTGCCAGGCGTCAGACAGCGAGCATCGTGCGCACGCGAGCTTCGCCGACGTCTCGATGCTGGCGGGAGGCGGCGGCCAGGGCCGCGTCCACGCCGGCTCGGTCTCGCAGCGGCCGGGCCTTCTCGAGCGCCCGGGCCCAGTCCCGCGACGCGCCGCAGCCGGCAAGGACCGCGAGCGCCTGGGCCGCGGGCATCAGGTCGAACCAGCGGACCGCAAGGGCCGAGCGGGCCTGGGCGTCGAGGTCGCCGAACAGGCGCACCCGCGCCACGCCGCCGTCGGGATACACGTCCAAGCGGACATGCGTGGCTCGGGCGACCTCGTCGACGAGGTAGCGGTGGCGGGTGTCCGGTACGACCTTCTGCCTCGGCACGATGTCGAACCAGGCGTCCTGGGCGTCGAGCGAGGAGGTCGTCGCGTCGCAGCCACGCAGCGCGGCCTCCCCGGGCGCGTTGCCCAGGAAGAACGTCGTGTCGATCTCGGCCACCCTTGCCAGCCCGGCCGCTGCGAGGCGGAACAGCACCCAGTCGTTGCCTGGACCGCGGCGACGGCGGTTCTCCCAGCCCTCCCCCATGTGCCGCGGAAGGCCGGGCGCGTTGAGGTTGTTCGGCGAGGAGAAGAACCGGTCGCTGCAGTCGACGGCCAGGCCGCCGTGCTCCTGGGCCAGGAGGTCGAAAGGCGCGCCGGCGAGGTACCGTGGGTCGGGGACCACGTCGCCGTAGGCGCGGAAGCGGGCGATGCCGCCGTCGGGGTACATGTTCAGGCGCAGATGCGTGAACCTCCGCTCCAGGTCCACCTCGAAGACGTTGCGCGTGTCGCCCTCCACCGGCGAGCCGGGTACGACCATCTCCCAGTCCACGC includes:
- the alc gene encoding allantoicase; amino-acid sequence: MSEFVDRVDLAGRSLGGGVMAASDEWFAEKENLLKAEPAVHDPDAFGPKGKTYDGWETRRRREPGHDWAVIRLGAPGIVRSVVVDTAFFRGNYPEEVSVEACGLDGAPDTTALLADGVDWEMVVPGSPVEGDTRNVFEVDLERRFTHLRLNMYPDGGIARFRAYGDVVPDPRYLAGAPFDLLAQEHGGLAVDCSDRFFSSPNNLNAPGLPRHMGEGWENRRRRGPGNDWVLFRLAAAGLARVAEIDTTFFLGNAPGEAALRGCDATTSSLDAQDAWFDIVPRQKVVPDTRHRYLVDEVARATHVRLDVYPDGGVARVRLFGDLDAQARSALAVRWFDLMPAAQALAVLAGCGASRDWARALEKARPLRDRAGVDAALAAASRQHRDVGEARVRTMLAV